The genomic DNA CGGCTGCTGGTGTCGAATTAATCCGGGAGATCGCACTGATCCGGCCAACTGGCTGGAAATCGCTATCGGTGGTCAGGGAAAAGAAGTCATGTTTTTGACGACCACCGATGCAAACCATGATGGCCTAATCGATTTTGTCTGCCCGGTAAAAAATGGAGAGTTTGAAATTTATTGGAATGTTCCCTCACAATCGAAAGCATTAAAGACACCAACATTCAAGTCTGTCTCCTTGCACTACCCTGAGAAAGTTGGAACGGCCAAATGTGCGAGGTTGGTGGATGTCGATCTCGATCATCAACTCGATCTAATCGCAACCTGCGAACATGCTGAGAAAAAGCATGGGGTTTACTGGCTCTCTGGCTTCAAGCTTGAGAATGCTGCCTGTCAAATCTCAGAGCCAGTATTTCATGAAATCTCAGGAACGGAACAAGGGATCAAGTACGATCTGATCGAAATGATCGACCTGGATGCCGACGGTGACCTGGATCTGCTCACCTGTGAAGAACGGGATAATCTGGGTGTAATCTGGTATGAGAACCCGACTCGCTAACCAAACACTATTAAGATGGCTTTAAATACTGGTTCAAAGCCATCTTGTTGAATATTTCCGGCACTGATACGATCCGGGTTCTGAAAAGACAGGATGTTTGTCTTTTTGCATGAAATGAATTCTGCTTTCAGTTTGCAAAAATTGAAGCCTCTCAGACCAGATATTTCTGGCCATCGTGAATCTGATCATGGAAATTTTCACTGCAATTGGATTGCTGTTTCTGGGTGTGCTGGGAAATTCCTGGTTTTGGACGTCGTATACAAATCGGGTTTACAGTTTGCCGATACCATCGGAGACACTCGATAAATATCGAATTGCGCACGACATCGGCATCCTCACAGTCCCTTTCGCACTATTATTCAGCCTGATTCGCGTCTCGATGACATCGCATTATCAGATTGCGGGAATTATTGCTCTTCCTCAGCAAAATGAAATCTGGCTTTTCACACCCTGGCTGCTTTCAGGAGTCGGCTTGATCATGCTCAGTACAACGCTGCTGAAAAGATTTCTGAGAATCAAGCCTCCCGGCTATTCTGTCGACCATCGGGAAATCGTTCATACGGAACAAATCCTCGGACAAAAATCACGCGGTGAAGGCCCCTACCAAAAGCTGCTGAGAGTTCCCGGCAATCAGGCTTTTTCGCCGGAGTTTAATGAGAAAACATTCACATTCGACCGTCTGCCTGCAGAGTTTTCCGGTACGAAGCTTCTCCATATTAGTGATGTCCATTTTCTGGGAACTATTGATCGACCTTTTTACGAACTTGTTTTTGAGAAGGCACAGCAGTGGAGTCCGGACATGATCGTCTTCACGGGAGATTTGCTGGATCGACCGGAAAAGATCGAGTGGATCGACACAACTTTTGGACAGATGCATGCTCCACTGGGATGTTATTACATTCTGGGAAATCACGACTGGCATCTCGAATGCGATCCCATCAGGGAAAGAATGGCTAAACTCGGCTGGCAACTTTGCGGAGAGAAACCGGAATTCATCACGAAGGGATCAGGACAAATCGCAATCGCTGGTGATGAACGTCCCTGGATGGGAAATGCTCCTAAATTCAACCAGGTTGATGAGCAAACTTTTCGCATGCTGCTCAGCCACACGCCCGATAACATCAAATGGGCGCGACAGAACCAGATCGCTTTCATGCTCTCCGGGCACAATCATGGCGGCCAGATCAAACTACCAATTCTGGGGCCAGTCTATTCACCCAGTCGATATGGTGTGCACTACGCAGATGGCGTCTTTCATGAACCACCAACGACCTTGCACGTCTCACGCGGTGTTTCAGGAAAACATCCCCTGCGAATCGGCGCCCGACCAGAAATCAGCCTGCTCAACCTGGAACGAAGAAGCGATTAAGCAAAAGAACCTTGACACCAATGGAGTCAAGGTTCTTTTGAGCGGATGCTTTTTAACTGAGATGATTGAGTCCCAGCAAGCGGTCATCAATTGATTTTAAGAATACGATTCCATATCCGGCGAATCTAAATGAATTCGATAGACTTGCTTGGCAAATTTCGTCGGACGTGTGACACGCTGACGTCGCATCATTTCTTCTTCGCTCCAGGATTGCTGAATATCACTGCATTCCGCTCGGATTTCTGCAGGAGTCGGGATATAAGGAGCAACATTGCAGCCGTTGGTGGATTTTTTTGATTTCGGTGTCGTTAGTGTTTTCATTATCAAAGTCTCCCAGTTGAAAGTTGTTGTTACATCGGTGATAAGTTGCAACGACTGTGCCAGTTCAACCGGAACCCATGAAATAACCCGGGTCACTTCTTGTATAATGCATAATTACCTGTGTTTAATAAACGAAAACATTTAAATAATATTTTCCTGAGATCCTCCTCCTTCATTGAAAAGATTGTTTTTCTTTCATTCAAATTAGATTTGGGCTGTTGACAAGCCAGATTGATCGCTCAACGACCGACTGGAATATCGGCTTCTTGAGAAGCCATAAAATAAACTGCTTAACTCAACTTAACTCATCAACATTTTCAATTTCCTCAGAATTCTCACGCCTCTCAACAAGAGCACAGAATCCGCCATCTCGGTTCGCATTTGGCAAAATTGATTTCATTTCTGAACAAGTAAATTCCGGATGAGTTTCCAGCCAGCGTGAAATCAACTGCTCGTTCTCTTTCGGCTCGATGCTACACGTCGAATAGACCATCCGGCCATCTTCAACTAGTAACTCAGAAGCGGTATCAAGCAGCTGCATTTGGATGTCGTTCAATAGATGCAACTCGGTGATCGAATATCGCCAGCGCGCTTCGGCTCGTTTCCCCAGCACAGCCGTATTGCTACACGG from Rubinisphaera italica includes the following:
- a CDS encoding metallophosphoesterase, whose amino-acid sequence is MEIFTAIGLLFLGVLGNSWFWTSYTNRVYSLPIPSETLDKYRIAHDIGILTVPFALLFSLIRVSMTSHYQIAGIIALPQQNEIWLFTPWLLSGVGLIMLSTTLLKRFLRIKPPGYSVDHREIVHTEQILGQKSRGEGPYQKLLRVPGNQAFSPEFNEKTFTFDRLPAEFSGTKLLHISDVHFLGTIDRPFYELVFEKAQQWSPDMIVFTGDLLDRPEKIEWIDTTFGQMHAPLGCYYILGNHDWHLECDPIRERMAKLGWQLCGEKPEFITKGSGQIAIAGDERPWMGNAPKFNQVDEQTFRMLLSHTPDNIKWARQNQIAFMLSGHNHGGQIKLPILGPVYSPSRYGVHYADGVFHEPPTTLHVSRGVSGKHPLRIGARPEISLLNLERRSD